GGACAGAATTTTCCTGGAACTGGTGAGTTATTATTCTAATCAAGAGAAACTCAGCTTCATTTCTTAAGACTCATAATCCGACCATCttgcttctctccctccttcccatgCCCTGCCTTCATCAGCAAGGGCACAAAACATGGAAGCCTGGGAGCGTAAGCTCATTATTGGCAAGCACTGCCTACAGCCTTGCTCATTTGCAAGACTAAGCTTAAGTAATTTTCCATCTCCGGATGCTGTTTAGGGATGTACATCCAGTGCCAGAATTAATATGTACCCTTGCTGGCAACACCACCTTTCTAGAGCAGAGCAGTCACAGAGACAGTTCCAGTCTGAACTCTGACGAACCTGCCAATTCTTTACCACAGGCACCCAAATTCATTCCTTACCTTAATGATGTTGGCACAAAATCTCTCTATGATGGTCAGCTCGCCCTCTCTGATCCACGACATGTCTTACTGAgagctccttttctttttcaatggGAAGATGAAAATAAACGGGTTAGAGGTACAGAAGATTCTGTTTGAGCCCAAAGCAACACTACAAACCATCACcttgaaaaaataagatttgaCTAGCTGCTTTGGAGCCCTTTTTATCATCTGTGCAAGTACTTCGATAAGCAGACAATGGGAGAGCTCAGAAATGAGCTCTGGAATTTTCCAGCTGTATGTCATCAGAGTGGATTCTGCACTAGCTggtagcaagaaaaaaacattcctgCGTCTTCCAGCCGAACTAGCTGGTGAGTTAGTACAGACCCACCATTTGGGCTACCACCAGGCGAGTCACAGGGTGGCAGCAGCGCAAACTGACCTTCGATGCTTTTGTGTTGGAGTTGTTGGAAATCCTTCAAATGAAGCAACCATCTACATCACCAACTACCCTGCACTTGTGTCACCCctgatatttttgttccttCACAAACAGAGAACTTTAGCCTCTGGAGCTGTAAAAATATTGGGTTTTTTACCACATTATCTGCACAGCAAATACTAAGATCTGGTTTGAGCTAACAAGATACAAGGGTTTGCTGAACTTCCACGTTAATCTTCAATTCTCTCAGCTAGGAACCCTGAGAGACATGGACAAAGCAGCTATGAAGAGAGAGCCATGGGGGCAACAGTCCAGACCCAACCACCTGGTACCCATCTGGGGACCGAAGCAGATTCAAATTACACTGATTGCATTAATTTTCCGTATGggccttctctgcctcttccctcagGAAGGGATGTCTAGCCACAGATGCAGCCACAAAACATTAAGGCAAGGAACTGCTGAACCTCGGACTCTTAGTAAAGCTCTTAACGCTCCCCTTGAATAGCTCAGCCTGAAAATACATCCTCTTCCAATGCCATCTTTGGCTGTTAACAGCAATCAATCTTTTACACCCGATTTTACACAgtcatcttaaaaaataagcttCACAAAGAAGCCCCTTCTCTGTAAGCCAGGGACAGAACACCAGAAGGGGCATGACTCGCTCACGCCCAGCCGGGTGGGTGCAGCCAGGAGGCTTCACCCCACCCCGCCCCTGGCCGCTCTCTCCGGGAGGCAGCTCTCCTTACCGACAGCCTGGCTGCCACCCACCGCCGGCAGCGAGCAGACgcggaggagagagggaaggacaCCCGGGACCACCCCCTCTGGGTGAGACAGGCTCTCGACAGTCTCTCCCCAGCCTTCCCCCGCCAGCCAAGGGGGAGGCGGGAAGCCCCGCTCACGGCGGGGATGGGGCGTCCCTCAGGCCTCCCCCGGCTCCGTGAGGGGAGGGAAGCGACCGCCGAGGGGCACCGGCGGGAGAGACCCGGTGGAAGGAGACACCCCCCCACCCGACCCCCGAGGGGCTGCCCCGCGACCCCCGGTGCCTGCGGCAACCccggcgcccgccccgccgccgccgccgccgcctcccgtTACCTCGCCCGGCGACACCGCCTCAGCCTCCACCAGAGGGTGACGTGCCCTTCCGCCTGCGTCACCCGCCGGCGCCCAGGGCGGGAGGCGCGCGCAGGCGCAGGCGTCGCAGGGCGGGGCAGGAGGCGGGGCTCGTGCGCATGCGCGGGGCCGCAGTGGGGCAGCCGGCAGCCATGGCCGGGAGGTCACGGGGGGGCTGGCGGCCAGCAGCCGGGCCTGGGCGGTTACGGGGGGCTGCAGGCCGATGGCAGGGCCTGGGTGGTTATGGGGGGTCTGTGGGCTGGCAGGGCCGTGCCAGAGTTGAGGTGGCCTAGTGCAACTGGGGTGTTCACGGGTCACTGCAAGCTGACGGGCTGGGTTGGTTgtgggggggctgtggggatAGGTGGGGTATGAGGAGAGGCGGCTGCAGGGTGGTTATGGGGGGCTGGAAGCTGGCAGCGTGGCCAGGCTGGTTATCGGCTGCAAGTCGAGGCGGTTGTGGGGTGTGTTGGCCGTGGCAGTTGTGGGGTACCCCAGTTCCCAGCACTCCCTCCCCCTCTGCCCAGGCAGCACCCGTTTTGGGTCTGGGCTTCTCAACcccaggagagaaaaaaaaaaagtaaccgCACACAGAACATCACCAGCAGCCATTGCCCATggtctttattatttttttttccacaaaagaaaaaaaaaaaaagcacattttacaTAGTTGgtacaaaaacaaatttaaaaaaaaaaaaatgaaaggagggggaaaaacctgcagcaaCAGGAACTGGGGATCTCGCTGCAGGGACTCCAGCAGGAAATCTCTTTGGAAAGCGTGGCTCGGGGTAACCCCTGAGCCACACACAGCCACCCCGAttattccctccctcccacccactTCATAAAAATTCAAGAGTTTGACACAAACAAGCTTTGGTTGCTAGCAGTAAACATGGATTACATTCTTCCGTCTCCTCGTAGACAATCTTGTGACTCCAGGCTTTCGCGCCGGGGGAGACACCCTCTCGTGAGGGACATCTTTTTCTCATACATTCAAACGCTCCCCGTGTTACAGCAGGACCCTGAGAGTGCAGCCTCATCCGCCCGCGATTTCACTATCCCGTAATGCATAGTGCCCGGCGCCTGCAAGCCGAGCATGGGCAGGGTGGGTGATGATGCAGCAATTTAGTTAATTATTGTCAAGATACGGGAAGAACCACAGTGGCAAATGCAACGAGAAGATGCGAATCAATCCCATCTTCTCCAACGTGGCTTCCCTTTACAGATAAAAATCCCTGTTTTCTTGGATCCCGGTACCGTGCTGGCCCCGGGGGAAACCTGAGTGATTCTCTAAGCGATTTGCTATTTGCTTTAGCCTAGGACAGGGACGGTTACAGAGCTCATATCCCGACACAGAGTTGCAAGGCAGAGTATACAGAGAAGATCCTGTCTCCCTGGTCCATAACCTATTAGATGCTTTGgctatttttttatctttttttttcctttttttttctttcctcttactTTTGTAAACAATAATCAAGGAGAATACtgagagaaaatggaaagatttaCAGAGGTATTTACACACACTAGACATCTAGCAGAAAAATCACCAAACCATTaaactgggggtggggggggaaaggtCCTACACGATTCTTCAAGACAGATACAAGAATTAGGGGGGCAGCAGTTTCCCCAGCACAACCGAGGTGCCCGGGGAAGGCCAACAGCCCCTCGCAACGCGGCAGCGGGACCGAGGCCCAGGCTTAGACACGCAGCCCAGTGCGCTCTATTGCATTTACCCCGTTCAGACAAAAAGCCGTTTTCCTGAAGTAGTTTTTGTATAGATCCCATTGCTAGTCAAGAACTCAAAAgtccttccccccaccctcccaagAAAAGACCACCACCTCACCATAAAAACTactggagcagggcaggcaagCAGCTGGGGAGCCGCTCTCCATCCCCGCCGGTGCCTGCGTGCCGCAGGGCAGAGCAAAGCCTCGGAGGGGTcactgggctccagcagcctcaGCAAGTCCCCCCGGTGATGCCCGTCAGCGAGGATGGAGTAGGTGCTCCCCGTCTTTTCCAGCCCTGCTCTACATCTAAACCTATCACTACctaaaaaacagcagaaaccGTGCCCACGTCCTGACACGCCAGCACGGCGAGATGCCCTCCCTGGGAAGGCTCCAGCCAGCCCCCGGGCTGCAAAGTGGAGTGTTAATGCCCCAAAACCAGGGATCCAGAGTTTCCCCCCCTGCCATCGTGAGCCAGCATTTGGgggaagctgggaagggaagagaaagatggAGCAGTTGCATCTCCCTTGGACTTGGGTCCACCTTGGCACCAGGTCCCTCATCCCAGGAGGTCAcgggcagccagccagcccttTGCTCGAGGGCGAGTTAGGGCAGGGGACTGAGGATAACCCTCAGCCTCCCAACAACCTCCCCGGCTGCTGTCAGCTCTTGCCACGTCCCCCTGAATGGGCTGGGACCCCCATCCTGGCTTTCCGACTCCCAGCCACACGGCACCAGCCTGCTGGGAGTCTGTGCAACATCCCAGCCCGTGGGCAACGGGAGGACTTGGGCACGGGGTGGACTGGAGCGTTGCCATcggggtggcagggaggggacgTGTGAGCGtaaacaggagagagaaatggagGACAGTCCTCAAAAGCCACCAGGCTGGGAGAAAATATGGAGTTGGGGAGCCAACACGGGCTCTAGCAGCTGTTCCCTGCCCCGTGGCACTGCCTGGCTTCTCCGTCCCCGCAGGGGGACTACACGGATCTACAGATCCAAATTCCTCCTCAGTCcagtggggaagggaaagagactctattaaaatacagttaaaaagaaaaccaaatccCAAACATACCaaaaaacacaactgaaaagcTCGACAACACGTCAGTCCACCTAGCGAACATCCAGTGAGGTAGATCTACACTTCCAATACAAACTTCGTCATGTCTTTGTGCTGTTAGAAAAAACCCTCCTCTCTGTCCAGCACTGGGCTACAGAGGCATTTTATCCCTGAGATTGCTCGAATACCTGAGAATAAGTTGCAGGAATTatgtcctttctctctcttttttttttttttttcccttaaagattaaaatatacaaaaatacaaaaccagagtatttatattaaaaaaaaaaaaccaaaaccaaaacaacaacaacccaaaacaaagacgacaaacaaacccaaagatACGTCATTCACGCACGTCCTAGTGCAGGTTTCACTTGGCGTTGGCTTCGGCACGGATggggggctgccctgggagaAGGGCTGTCCACCGGGGCCAATAAATAAAGGCAAGACTTGGGGGGGCcggtggggagggaggacagCAGCCGCTAACGACTTGGGGCACCCTTTTCCtctgcccctggggaggctcAGCCCAGGTGCCATCGGTTTCTGGAGCGTGGGATGGGCAGGAGGAACAGAGGCGCGTTTTTGTCCTGCGTGGGTTTGATCCAGAGCCTGTGGGAAGACCCAGACAGCCTGGTGTCTGGATCAAGCCATGGCTGGATCTGTGTGAGCCCGAGTGGGTTACGTACGCGGCCTCCGAGGGAAACGCTGCCAGCAACATCCCCAggagccagctctgccccatgTCTGGTGCCCGAGGCTTAATGAAGAGCATTTCTGCTCCACGAAGCCCTCCCGCTCCCCGGTTCCGCATTTCGGAGGCAGGGAGAAGCTTTAGAGGGGAAGAGCTGGCTGCATAAAACACCTTGTGCTCTCTGGGCTGGCACATGGGAAGGCTTAcggagagggggggaaaaaaaaaaaagtgtttttcttttgacttgATCTTCCCCAAGCTGCAGCTCGCAGCCCATGAGCAGGCGGCAAGCATTAGCCCAGCCCCGAGAGATGCCCCATTTCCTTCCAGACTGAGCCCAAATCTGGGCTCTGCTGGTTTCAGCAATGGGGCGACCATGGAAAAACTGCAAATCCTCGCACCGACCTGCAAGTGAGAAGCCGTGAGAAGCAGAAGGACCCGTGGGGCCGGCCCACGGGTATCTCCCCGGCACTCTGCAGCCAGCCTTCCCCCCTCGGCCTCCCTCCTTGGGGCAGAGAGGGACAGGGCAGGCATAGGAGCGGGTCCCCTGCAGCTCATCCAAGCTGTGCCGGAGTCTGTTTGAAGCTTAGGAGAAAAAGGAGCCACGAGCTCCTCCCTGAGATGTtgcttctctgctcctcctcccacAGACACTACTGCCTGGCTTTGTttaggaaaagaataaagatgaatcagatatgtcttttttttttttttttagctggaaGAGGTGTGGTGGGTGCTGCCTTCCCCTATTTTTGGAACGAGCCATCCCGATTAAAGCAGGGCTTTCCCCGGGCTGGGAACAGGGGGAAAAGTTCTGTGCAGGGACACCAGCTCCCCGCCGTTACCACTGCCATCTTCCCTCCCCAGTCCTTcaccctgccctccctcctccgAGCCCCCGCGGCTGCCCGTTGCCTTGCCAAAGCCTTTTCATCCCGGTGGaagcccccccctccccgccatCCGCCATCATTCCCGGGTTTCGGGGAGGAGGGCCGAGCTGTGAATGTCCTCCTCCTCTCGGAAGTAGGCAGGTTTtccctgggagctgggggaCTGCTGTGCTTTCGCGGGGCAGTTGGCGACCATGTGGCTGATGCTCTGGCAGAAGTGGCATTTCTTGGGCTGCGGCGGGAGCTTGCACTCTTTGGCATGGTGGTCCAGCCCGCCGCAGTTGTAGCATCTGCGGGtgaggggtgagggggaaggagagagattcgaggagaagaaataaaatgagctgGGATGCTGCCGTGGCCGTGCCTGGGACACATCTGGCTTCGCAGCCAGAGCTGGGCTTAAAATGGCTCGGTCGCTGCAGGGATGTGGGATCGGCTCTTTGGGGCGGATGGTGGCCGTGGGTTTGGTCCCCACagagccccagctccagcacggCCAGTTTGGACCTGGCTCAGTGGTGCTGCTGGTACCCAGGAGATGGCAGCAAACCCCCGCACCGAAACCCCAAGCACTTGGGGACAAAAAATCAGGCAGCACTTGGGGACAAAAATCAGGGATGTCGGGGGCTTCCACCTCTCTGGCTCCATCATGGTTCTGGCTCCTGTGTCTACAGTCCCTGCACCCAGGGTGACATGCTATGGACCAAAAGCCTGCGGCAGAGCAGGAACAGGCAATCGGACTGACAACAGTCAGCAACAGCAAACGACTGACAGCCCGAGCTGGGAGAACGGTTGTAGGGACCGTGGCCATCGGTGTGGGGACGACCCCAAACGTGACTTCTCTCACGGCTGTACCCTTGCAGCGCTTGTCCCCCGGGTGCCACCTTCGCACCAGAGCGGCGTGGGCAGAGGGAGCTGCCTTGTGCCCATTTTAAATCCTGCATCTGTCTAGGATGGCCACAAccctttgctctttccttttccttcccagttcCTTTCCGACTAATTTTAAAACCTGCTTGTGAGAACAGCCGGGTGGGGAGGGCAGCATCCGCTGGGAAAGCTGGGACGAGGCATCCCCAGGCAGCCGGGATGGAGaggatgggagaggagaggggggaTGAAGGGCTGGCCAGAAACTCGCCCTGGGGCTCCTAGCCTCACCGTGGGAGATGCTGCCAGGACGTCCGGCCATTTCCTTCCCACAAGGAAGGGTTTCTCTTCGAGAAAATTAcccctgcccagagcagctccCCCAGACGAGGGAGCGGCCGCCCGGGGTGTCCCTGACCTCTGCCCTTTCACCGCTGGTTTGCTGCCCTTTCCCCACCAAGCTGCATCTGCCACTCATTAACCACCGAAAGAAGCCGCTTTTCCCAGAGGAAGGGTCGCTGCCCACCCCGCCGGATCCGAGCCCGTCCCCATGCCGTGGGCAGGGTGCCGGGCAGCTCTTGGTGCCCGCAGAGCTTGGACCCTGCCCCGGATCAGGCCACGGCTGCCCCTTACCGGTCTCCTTTCGATCTGCGTTTCTGGAGGCTCTTGCCTTTGGGTCTCCTCTCGCTGCCGATGCAGAAGACACCCCCCGGGCCGGTCACCCGGATGGACTCCAAACCTTTGGATGACTTCTTGAAGGTGAACTCGACAGCTTCGCCCTCCTTCAGGCTGCGGAAACCCTCCATGTGGAGCTTGCTCTGGGGGGACACAGGGAAAGGACGGGGGTCAGCACGGAGCTGGGGTGTCTGCCAGGCACACGACAAGCCCCAGCCCAGCAAAAACCTCCCGTGGCACGAGAGCTGCCAACATCCTGTACCTGCCCCTTGTGAGGGGCTGGATATCAGGGACTGAGCTCAACCAGGCACCTTCATCTCCCTAAAATCTCTGGAGCCCTGTTTGATAACGCAGAGCCTTCAGTGAGCTGAGACACCCGGTCAGGTAGGGCTCGCTAATTTGGCAAGCACGAGctggcagagccagccctgccccaaaTTTCAACAGTATTTGCTGCAAAACGCTGGCTCTCAGCCTGCAAAACAGCCCCTTTCTCCCACCGACACCCCAGGCTGGGGAGCAAGAGCTGCTTCTGTACCTCCCGACACCCCGGGCTGGGGATGCTCATAGGGAGATccaaaaacatcattttaaaaagacaaaaggatCTCGAGGCTTTGCACAGGCATGTGCAGTCCTGCTGGCTTCCCCGCGGAGGAGCAGGACCCGTGGGACATGGGCTGAACCCCCTGCACACCCAGCAAGGCCAGGAGGCTGGGAGCTGGTGCTGCCAGCCCGGGGTGCCAGCCAGCCCCCTCACTGCAGCTCACCTCGGTTTAAGCCCTTTAATTGCCTCCAATAATTAATCAAGTAGCTGTTTGGCCCTGGATTGTCACCGCTGGGAGCATCTCTTGTCCCTCCCAGGATCACCACGTTGGTCATCACCGTGCAATCAAACTCGGGAGTTCAGAAAGAaccaggctggggaggggggttgTGAGATGATAGAAAAATCCACTCCGCTTTCATGAGCTCTGCCCATTTTAGCAGAACAAAATCATAAGGAGCTGAGCTGGGCGACGCAGCCGACATCTCAGCCAGCAAGCGCTGCCGTGAACATcgctgcctgctctgccagaGGACCACTGCATCCCGGGCAGCGATTCGAGCAGGGCTTTCGCTCGACTTCGTTAGCGGAGCCCTAACGAGCGTGAGCAAAGAGTTAAGGGGGATTtgctggcagagggaggagCAGCTCCAGCGGGCTGGGGATTCCCGGCAGAGCCGGCGCCAACGCCTGCGCGGCTGCAGCGGGACCCTGCATTTATGAATGGAGCATCTCCCCCATTCATGGCCCGGCGAGTTCCCGTCACGTGGGCCGTGGCTGCCCATTCTTCCCGCACCGAGCCTCCGCGCGCACGCTGCCTGGGAACGGGCAGGCATGGTCGGTTCCCCTCTTCCACCCCAAATCTCACCAGGACCCATGTGGAAACACCCTGCGtaaaagcagagagggaggaaatggAGTGGTTGGGTTTTAGgagtgaatttttttcagcaggGTCTTGCAGGACATGCATGTGTCCGTGGGCACACGAGGGAAGTGGGAATGCAGCAGAGCTCGAGGAACAACCCTTGAGGcccctttttctgctgctttttcccccccacttCTGTGTCTGGGGGCCCAGCTCCGGGTGGGACAGACCCCATGGACTGGGCCAAGTCACACACATCCACCCAGTCCACTTGCCTACTGGGATGGGGTCCAGGGTGGGCCAGATGGGATCATCAGAAACCTTTGCTCTCTGACCCGCTCCCGCTCCCAAAAGGGAGAGCCGAACCACGAGCTATGAGGTCCCCAATGACAACAAGGACATGACAGGGTCTCGCAGCAACCTCTGCCCGTCTGGGGCTGGTCTGTGCAGTCCCGTCACCACCTACCACTGGCAAACACCCTGCTGTGCTCAGCGCAATGGCCAGCCACTGCTCCCCAACCCCAGCTCAGCTTTCCCCCACTGCTGAGCATCACCAGGAGCACACTAAGCATCGCCCAAGCAGGAGCTCTGTGTCTGAAACAGCTACCAGCGCAACCCAGGAGGTGCCTGGCTCAGCCTCGGCACCTTGGGGTCAGCCACCAACCCTGCCCCGTCCCCAACGTGCCGTCCCACCGGCCCCTCAAACCCCTCCGTGTGAGGCGGTTTGGGTGACGGGGGCTGCCAGGGATGGCGAATTTGCCCCGCTCCAGCAGCAGCCGTGGCGTTTTGGGAGCGAAGAGGGGCTGAGCATCGCTCCGTGGCACAGGAGGCAGCTCCGGAGGCTGGGGGACGAGAGCCAGCGATCCTTATCGGGGGTGTTTACAGCCCCAGCCGGCCCAGCTGTGTTTACACTGCGGAGATGAAAACTCCCAGGCGCTCGGCCCCAAGCTTGGGGACAAAGCCGAGCCATGGCAAGGGGGGACCCCAGCGCACAGGCTGGGCCCCCCCACCTCAGCCCACGCCTTGGGCACCATCACCTGTGGGCAGCCAAACCGCTACACCCCCAGTGCCGGGGGTCCAGCTCCTTCCCCCGCCGTCAGCCATCCGTTACCCCCATTTcaaggaagaggagggctggggcagaaGCTGCCGCAACATGACGAGGGAAGCGATTTATTTTCCAGGAGCGGGTGAGGATGACAACCGCCTCCCtggccccccggccccctccgcCAAAAGGCCAAAGGAAACGCCCTCTCCccggggaaggaggggggggcaGCGGCCGGGGCACCCCAGCTCTCCCCCCGCCGCAACCTTTTGATGTGAGCTGCAGAGTGGCTGGTGGTCCCTGCGcatcccccctgcccccttcccaaaacacacacattgCTGGCATTCCTCTGTTATCAGATAGGTAATCAAACTGCAGCCCATTGAATTAGCTGCATACCTCCTGCATCTGAAAGGAAGGGGCCCAGAGCCCCTGTCCCACACCACACACAAAGCCGGAGCCTTCCCAGgcctccacacacacacacacacacacacaccccctccccaaaaataaagagaggaaggggggggattGGAGCGAGCCGGGGATGCTGGGGATGAGGGGGAGCGCAGGGGAGGGCCAGGGCCGGGAGCCACCGGCCAGCGAGAACAAagggccggcggcggccccgctcccgctgcCCAAATTCCAGGAGTTCCAGGCCAcggtggggggaggaagggtgGCCGGCATGGCCGCGGCCCCTCTGACCCCCTGCGGCCCCTCCGCACATCAGCCCTGCGCCCAGCTCACCCGCTGCGGGAGAGCCGGTCTCACCCCTTGGGTGCTGGGGTTTGGGTCCCGTGGTGGAGCTGAGGGGTTAGTCTTGGGGGGATGGTTTTGGCACGGGGAGGTATAGGGTGACCCCGGGCTCTCTCTGGGCTTGGGATCACAAAGCATTGCCATCCTCataataaaactgttttaaagcagaTCCTAGCAACAGGGATTTCACTTGTCATCATTAGAGTCCAGAGTTAACCAGCGGACAAGgaacagaagcagagctggcGCCGCTTCacccagctctctgcagccccCCGGGCACCCCCTCGCTGGGTGTCACAGCAGGCACCTCCCCGCTTTCCACCCATCCCGCACCCCGGCAGCTCTGCGGTCATTTACAGCAGACAAAGACGCAGCACATGAGCGGCGAAGTGCTGCCCACCGCCCCCACGGCGCTGGGTGTCCCCCACCCTCACCCCTTCCCCACCTGCACGTGGGTGCCTtcatccctcctcttcctcccacccagcAAATCCCTCGTCACAGATCCCAGAGTTAAacctgcttctcctcccagaGGGGTGACACCGTGAAGCACCCCAAATCCGGCCACTGCTCCCCAAACCACCGGGCTCTGGTTTGCCCCCACCCCGCCAGGCTCCAGAGGGGCTCGGCGAGCCCCGGGGTCACCATTGTCCCCGCGGCCTCCCCAGCGCGACACAAGGGGACGTTTATTCCCAGCCAGCCCCGGCCACTCAATCAAACCATCTTTGTGTCCAGAGGGGCCTGGGGCGGAGCGGCCGCTGCACCTCGCCTCTTACCAGCGCGGGAGCATTGCAGCCGTTTAAACTCAAATCCCTTGGAAAACAAGCCGGGTTGGGATGCTGGGTTGCGACCGACTCTGGGAACACGAGCGGTGATGCCGAGCTGCGCCGGGGTATGGCCATGCCGTGCCCAGAGCATTTCAGGCAGCCCGACCCCACTGCAGCCAGtgcccgtgcctcagtttcccccacTCTGCGGAGGGGAAGTGGCCCACAGGGGTCAGGAAAGAtggacaccccccacccccccgccggGCAGGTCCTGACGGTGGGCACAGGGATTGCTGAGCCCTCAGGGGGTCTCTGCCCCCATCACTGCACCCCACCTTCACCCGCAGGCTGGGGGTACCCCGTTCTCAGTGCTCTCTGCTCAGCCGGCACCCACAGCCGCACCCAGGGCACCCCAGCCACTGTGCTGCCCCACCAGCCTCTgcacccctctgtcccccagACCTGCAGCGTCCTCGTCCCCCCAAATCCCTTGATTTGCTCAAGCTGGCCCTGTGCTGCCGGCTTCGATGAATTAGCCGGCCTGGCCAGGGTGCAGGGCAGCCCGC
The Gymnogyps californianus isolate 813 chromosome 22, ASM1813914v2, whole genome shotgun sequence genome window above contains:
- the LIN28A gene encoding protein lin-28 homolog A, with the translated sequence MGSVSNQQFAGAKPGEEPAGDSPKAENEPQPLHGSGICKWFNVRMGFGFLSMTAKGGATLDSPVDVFVHQSKLHMEGFRSLKEGEAVEFTFKKSSKGLESIRVTGPGGVFCIGSERRPKGKSLQKRRSKGDRCYNCGGLDHHAKECKLPPQPKKCHFCQSISHMVANCPAKAQQSPSSQGKPAYFREEEDIHSSALLPETRE